TTGAAATCGCAAGAGGAAGGACTCATTTCCCCCGCGCGGGTTCGCATGATGATAAGAGAGATTCACCTGAACTTCTACTCTATTCGCAGGTCATAATGATGTGTCGGTTTACATATGCTCCCATAGATGGTTATTCATCGCAACAAGAGGGATTCCAAATACAATTTCATCGAACAAACGCCGTCAACGAGTAATCTAGAGGGTAGAAATTGCCGCTGTAAAGAGTATAACAAGTCACTCTACACTCTACTGCGATCACGACGGTAGAGTCGCCGCAGTCGTCCACTTTCACTCCGGTTACTCGACTTTTATATAGCCACGCTAACATCTACTGGTAGTGCCTAGAACACGTATCCTCCACATCAGTGACACCCATCTAGGGAAGCGACAGTATGGATCGGATATTCGGCGTGAGGACTTTGCAAAAGCCTTCGAGCAGGCGATCGAGGTCGCGGTCGATCGGAACGTTGATGCCGTGATTCATACGGGCGACTTGTTCGACGATCCGGTTCCGTCGCTCCCGACGGTGATGCGGGCCGCTGATGCGTTAAAGCCGCTTGAAGAACACGGGATTCCGTTTTACGGGATCGTGGGGAACCACGAACGGAAAAACGACGAGCAGTGGCTTGATCTCCTCCGGCGGACGAGCGCTGCTGCTCGCCTCGGCAAAGAGCCGACGATGGTCGGTGAGGTTGCGCTGTACGGGATCGACGCCGTGCGGCCGAGCGTGTGGGACAATATCGACTTAGAACTCGAAGAACCGCCTGCAGAGGCGGCGTGGACGGTTCTGTGTATGCACGAACTCCTCACGCCGCTTGTTCACGGAATGGGGCGTGTCTACCCAGCCTCCGAGGTTATTGACCGGGCTGGGATCGATCTTGATGGGCTCGCGCTAGGGGACCTCCACCAGCCAGCGAGTTCGGTCGTGGACGGAACTGATGTCTGGTACGCGAGTGCGACAGAACGCGGCGGGAAAGATCAGGAAGAGACAGGCGTTGTACAGCTGCTCGATATCGATAACAGCGGGATTCACCGTCGACAGATTGAGTTGGAGACGCGGCCGTTCGCGGTGTTCGAGATCGCTTTCGGTGAGGATGACGGAGCGACCCACGCCCGCGACGTGCTTGAGAGACACGACCTCGAGGGGGCTGTGGCGAAGATCGAGTTGAGCGGTGAGCGGGCCGCGGTCACTGCAAACGAGGTAACGCAGATGGCACGCGAAGCCGGTGCTGCTGTCGTGAGCGTCGACGACAATCGTGGGCGCGTCGATCTTGACGTCGAGTCAATCGAGGCCATGTCGCTACAGGGACTCGACGGGGCCATCGAAGAGAAACTCGCCGATGAGGACTTTTCGACGGTTGCGCTCGACGTCGATCAGCAGGTTCGAAAAGCGGACGAACTCGACACGAACGTGAATCGTGTCGCGGACACTTTCGCTGAGTCGCTCCGTGATGCCCAGCGCGAAGCGTTTGACGATGCCGGACCGGAAGAGACGCCGGAGGGCGTCGAATCGATGGAGGTTGACGAATGAAAGTCACTGATCTACACCTACAGAACATCCGGAGCTACGAGGACGAGTCGATCGCGTTCCCCGAGGGAACGATGCTCGTCCATGGGGAGAACGGTGCCGGGAAGACGACACTGCTGATGGGGATTTTCGGCGGACTCTTCCTCTCGAATATCCGGAATGTCGGGTCGAACGATTTCAATCTCGACGATATCGTCAGGCGAGGTACGAGAGAAGGCGAAATCGTGTTGACATTTGAGGTGGCAGAGACACCGTACACCGTCACGTGGTCGATCGATACGGAGGGGCAAAACAGCGCAGAGCTTGACTCGCCCGCACTCTCGGAACCCATCTCAGGGATTCGTGATGTCAGCTCGGAAGTCGTCGATGTGGTCGGGATGGACGAAGACAGTTTCTCCCGGTCAGTGTACGTACAGCAGGGTGAAGTCGATAGCCTGTTTGACGACGACGCTCGGGCGGAACTCATCGATGACTTGCTCGGACTCGATCGGATCGATCGCTACGAACTCCGGGCAAAGGGTGCCCGTCGTGCGATGGGTCGCATTGCGAGTGAGAACGAACAATCTGCTGAGAATCATCGTGAGACCATCGACGAGCAGTTCGATCATGACATCGAGGGCTACGAGGCTGCCATCGCCGACAAAG
The sequence above is a segment of the Halorubrum sp. 2020YC2 genome. Coding sequences within it:
- a CDS encoding DNA repair exonuclease, whose product is MPRTRILHISDTHLGKRQYGSDIRREDFAKAFEQAIEVAVDRNVDAVIHTGDLFDDPVPSLPTVMRAADALKPLEEHGIPFYGIVGNHERKNDEQWLDLLRRTSAAARLGKEPTMVGEVALYGIDAVRPSVWDNIDLELEEPPAEAAWTVLCMHELLTPLVHGMGRVYPASEVIDRAGIDLDGLALGDLHQPASSVVDGTDVWYASATERGGKDQEETGVVQLLDIDNSGIHRRQIELETRPFAVFEIAFGEDDGATHARDVLERHDLEGAVAKIELSGERAAVTANEVTQMAREAGAAVVSVDDNRGRVDLDVESIEAMSLQGLDGAIEEKLADEDFSTVALDVDQQVRKADELDTNVNRVADTFAESLRDAQREAFDDAGPEETPEGVESMEVDE